One window of the Daphnia pulex isolate KAP4 chromosome 8, ASM2113471v1 genome contains the following:
- the LOC124200950 gene encoding protein SMG9-like: MSQPETNSSSRGKSRREGGKQSLYKPSRDERDRSGYGSNYRGKNRQSANVDIAPPTILLKTRANETRSLSPVHQVKSSVSSDNLSRNAFKIPARKDDSDNTATVIMTAPVKLLSEDLAFQDSLHEFLTDNPDFLVVGCVGLQWSGKSSVLSHLAASNCRTIVKQTMFSIATSHLQMKGLTGTIGLDAYVTEDRVIWLDCQPLLSAAIAEREIVANYSKDTYKENLPKLESSCVGTSMEVQSLQLLSFLYCICHILIVVQDSLGDPNLIRLLQTAEMLKPNLASEDSVVDHMPHLVTIYNRAQPSDLVPEMLKQTHKFYKMAFKKSRLQISSEQFSDSFKTDDGANFVSLLDWTSANDQWTSYEETIPQLKAKLLALPRHSFGPAGLTEKSWFSFAIKAWEAVRKSTLMMEYARLLQ; the protein is encoded by the exons atgtcgCAGCCTGAGACGAATTCATCTTCTCGAGGGAAAAGTCGAAGAGAAGGAGGCAAACAGTCTTTGTACAAACCATCACGAGATGAAAGAGATCGTTCAGGATATGGCTCAAATTATCGTGGTAAAAATAGGCAATCTGCCAACGTCGATATCGCTCCTCCTACGATCCTTTTGAAAACAAGAGCCAACGAAACTAGAAGCTTGTCTCCTGTGCATCAAGTAAAATCATCAGTTAGCAGTGACAATTTGAGCAGAAACGCATTCAAGATTCCTGCAAGAAAAGATGATTCTGACAATACAGCCACAGTTATCATGACAGCCCCGGTCAAGCTTCTCAGTGAAGACTTGGCCTTTCAAGATTCTCTCCATGAATTCCTTACAGATAATCCAGATTTTCTGGTGGTTGGTTGTGTTGGTCTACAGTGGTCAGGAAAATCATCTGTTCTCTCACACCTAGCAGCATCAAA TTGTAGGACCATCGTCAAACAAACCATGTTCTCCATTGCTACATCACATCTGCAAATGAAAGGCTTGACAGGGACAATAGGCTTGGATGCTTATGTGACTGAAGATCGTGTAATCTGGTTAGACTGCCAACCATTACTCTCTGCTGCAATTGCAGAAAGAGAAATTGTTGCAAACTACTCCAA AGATACCTATAAGGAAAATCTCCCAAAGCTGGAGTCATCCTGTGTGGGAACATCAATGGAGGTTCAGTCCCTACAATTGTTGTCATTTCTTTACTGCATTTGCCACATCCTTATAGTGGTGCAAGATTCTCTTGGAGATCCCAACCTCATCAg GTTACTTCAAACCGCTGAAATGCTGAAGCCTAATTTGGCTAGCGAAGACTCTGTTGTCGATCATATGCCTCACCTGGTGACTATTTACAATCGAGCCCAACCGAGTGATCTTGTCCCAGAGATGCTGAAACAGACTcacaaattttataaaatggcTTTCAAGAAATCGAGGCTTCAGATCTCAAGCGAACAATTCAGTGACTCATTCAAAACGGATGATGGCgccaattttgtttctttactcGACTGGACTTCGGCAAACGATCAATGGACGAGCTACGAGGAAACTATTCCACAATTGAAAGCGAAGCTGCTAGCCCTTCCTAGACATTCATTTGGACCTGCCGGATTAACGGAAAAATCATG GTTTTCCTTTGCCATTAAAGCCTGGGAAGCAGTCAGGAAATCAACACTAATGATGGAATACGCTCGTTTGTTACAGTGA
- the LOC124200952 gene encoding ATP synthase subunit C lysine N-methyltransferase-like, whose product MESKNTAKTDCGCDPYLLSLVETNQGQETTVRKSSKTGLLLASLTGGAAIILSAVCFPFVSPALRRVVLPYVPASTQQVENVMKALAKSHAGGRKLIDLGSGDGRIVLAAGQKGFQSHGVELNTVLVLYSKLTAWRNRITNATFSRQDLFKVDYTKYNNIVIFGVEEMMPELEQLFERSLKSSSQVIACRFPLPNWKPSHVIGEGIDTVWVYEV is encoded by the exons ATGGAAAGCAAAAACACTGCCAAAACAGATTGCGGATGTGATCCTTACCTTTTATCCTTAGTGGAAACTAATCAGGGCCAAGAAACTACAGTAAGGAAATCGAGTAAAACTGGTCTTTTACTGGCCTCTCTCACTGGAGGTGCCGCTATTATTCTGAGTGCCGTTTGTTTCCCTTTCGTTTCCCCTGCTTTGAGACGA GTTGTTCTGCCCTATGTTCCAGCAAGCACacaacaagttgaaaatgtgATGAAAGCTCTTGCAAAAAGCCATGCAGGAGGGCGAAAGTTAATTGATCTTGGCAGTGGAGATGGAAGAATA GTTTTGGCCGCAGGGCAAAAGGGCTTCCAAAGTCATGGGGTTGAACTCAACACTGTACTTGTTCTCTATTCCAAGTTGACTGCTTGGAGAAACAGAATTACAAATGCAACCTTTAGCAGACAG GATTTATTCAAAGTAGATTACACAAAATATAACAACATTGTCATctttggtgttgaagaaatg atgcCAGAATTAGAGCAATTGTTTGAGAGATCTTTGAAATCTTCGAGCCAAGTCATTGCGTGTAGGTTTCCTCTGCCAAACTGGAAACCTTCACACGTCATCGGTGAAGGGATCGACACAGTTTGGGTATACGAAGTgtga
- the LOC124200948 gene encoding structural maintenance of chromosomes protein 1A-like isoform X1, whose amino-acid sequence MAKLRSNLKYIEVENFKSYLGFQRIGPLKNFSAVIGPNGSGKSNFMDAVSFVMGEKTQTLRVKRLADLIHGASINKAVSNSAKVSAIFELEDKTELKFTRLVSHGSSEHRFNDETVNSSRYFAELEKLGINVKAKNFLVFQGAVENIAMKNPKERTALFEEISGSGALKEDYDRLKADMLKAEEDTQFTLQKKKGIAAERKEARMEKEEAEKYQKLREDLAEQQVIFYLFKLFHCEQDIKTAREDITKKQQELGKVERRKEKAEEILREKKKEHTKIGKELAKMEQDIREIESEINKKRPTFIKAKERVTHMQKKLEAAQKSLTQARKANDAHAEDIDQLEKELTEVDKRREEYETELQSESQSQGRSVHLEEEQVAQYHRLKEEAGRQSARYLQELDSVNREQKSDQDKLDNESRVRGEIENQLRQRQHELEETQKRSDKLMEHIRTTETALEEQIKLQRDLTSEVEQSKNQIDTLQSKLDGISKNLGEAKVDKHEDARRRKKQEIVENFKRLYRGVYDRIINMCHPVHQRFNIPVTKLLGKYMEAIVVDTEETARNCIQYLKEQMLEPETFLPLNYLKAKPLKERLRVIKDPLNVRLLYDVLQYDPPEIKKAVLFVTNNALVCDTQEDAMKVAYEMEDGDRYDAVALDGTFYQKSGLISGGSRDLEKKAARWNDKQLSALKSNKEKLSEELREAMKKSRKESELHTVNCTVKGLDSRHRYALADREKTAKQIEQLMREIAKLEEKLRNFAPATDEIEKIMRERDATIQNVKERMNRVEDTVFAEFCSQIGVANIRQYEERELRLHTWTQQERAKKRLDFENQKNRILNQLEFERSRDTQTNVERWERSVSDDEEELERAKQAEQKQMSEIDKEMKKLEEIKSTRMCKKNDLDNMDEDMALARRDMGAVAKDLQNIQKSITSMEAKIDQKRSERHSILKQSKMEDIVIPMSRGNMEDIEQDGNATESMNSESVTTGGSDSVSTPQNSQTIYEREERIVVDYSDLPDKYKDLFEADEVRREGDRLQRHVNELSNTIQRIQAPNMRAMQKLDLAREKLHETNEEFEKARVKTKKAKQAFERVKKERFDLFMSCFEHVSNEIDGIYKSLAKNQSAQAFLGPENPEEPYLDGINYNCVAPGKRFQPMSNLSGGEKTVAALALLFAIHSYQPAPFFVLDEIDAALDNTNISKVAGFIKTQTANLQTIVISLKEEFYSHADALIGVCPDPGECLISKMLLLDLTEYPPHTFEETQR is encoded by the exons ATGGCCAAATTAAGGTCTAACCTAAAGTATATAGAGGTCGAAAATTTCAAGTCCTATCTAGGCTTTCAACGTATTGGACCTTTGAAGAACTTCTCGGCAGTAATTGGTCCAAATGGCTCAG gaaaatcaaatttcatggaTGCGGTTAGTTTTGTTATGGGTGAGAAGACACAGACGCTCAGAGTAAAAAGACTTGCCGATCTTATTCATGGAGCTTCCATTAACAAAGCTGTGTCTAATTCTGCCAAAGTTTCAGCTATTTTTGAGCTTGAAGATAAAACTGAGCTCAAATTCACAAGACTTGTTTCTCATGGTTCATCTGAACACAGGTTCAATGACGAG aCAGTGAATTCTTCAAGATATTTTGCTGAGTTGGAGAAATTAGGCATCAATGTTAAAGCCAAGAATTTTTTAGTGTTCCAAGGAGCTGTTGAAAATATTGCAATGAAGAACCCTAAAGAAAGGACTGCGTTATTTGAAGAAATCTCAGGTTCTGGTGCTTTGAAAGAAGACTATGATAGATTGAAAGCAGATATGTTGAAGGCAGAAGAAGACACTCAGTTTACtctgcagaagaagaaaggtaTTGCTGCTGAGAGGAAAGAGGCTAGaatggagaaagaagaagccgaaAAGTACCAAAAACTTCGCGAAGATCTTGCTGAACAACAAGTTATATTCTACCTATTTAAGCTGTTTCATTGTGAGCAAGATATAAAAACTGCCAGGGAAGACAttaccaaaaaacaacaagaactTGGAAAGGTCGAGAGACGTAAAGAAAAAGCAGAGGAGATCTtaagggagaagaagaaggaacacacaaaaataggaaaagaacttgcaaa GATGGAACAAGACATTCGTGAGATCGAGTcggaaatcaacaaaaaacgaCCGACCTTCATCAAAGCCAAAGAGCGAGTAACGCACATGCAGAAAAAATTGGAAGCCGCTCAGAAATCACTTACTCAGGCCAGGAAAGCGAATGATGCCCACGCGGAAGACATCGATCAGCTTGAGAAAGAACTAACCGAAGTTGACAAGCGGAGAGAAGAGTATGAAACAGAATTGCAGTCTGAGAGCCAGAGTCAAGGTCGCAGCGTCCATTTGGAGGAAGAACAGGTTGCTCAGTACCACCGGTTGAAGGAAGAGGCCGGAAGACAATCAGCGCGTTATCTTCAAGAACTCGACTCGGTTAATCGCGAGCAGAAATCTGACCAGGATAAACTGGACAACGAGTCGCGTGTTCGAGGCGAGATTGAAAACCAATTACGCCAACGACAACACGAGCTGGAAGAAACTCAAAAACGGTCCGACAAATTAATGGAACACATTCGAACGACGGAAACGGCCCTGGAAGAGCAGATAAAACTGCAACGCGATCTGACTAGCGAAGTCGAACAGTCCAAGAACCAGATCGATACGCTACAAAGCAAGTTGGACGGTATCTCAAAGAACTTGGGCGAAGCGAAAGTCGACAAACATGAGGACGCGCGTCGCCGTAAAAAGCAAGAAATTGTCGAAAATTTTAAGCGCCTCTACCGTGGCGTTTACGATCGAATCATTAACATGTGCCACCCTGTTCACCAACGTTTCAATATTCCCGTCACTAAGCTTCTCGGCAAGTACATGGAAGCCATCGTGGTCGACACAGAAGAAACGGCTAGAAACTGCATCCAGTATCTCAAAGAGCAAATGTTGGAACCGGAAACTTTTCTCCCTCTAAACTATCTAAAG GCGAAACCATTGAAGGAGCGACTTCGTGTCATCAAGGATCCTCTCAACGTGCGTCTGCTTTACGATGTGTTGCAGTACGACCCGCCCGAGATCAAGAAAGCAGTTTTGTTCGTTACCAATAACGCGCTGGTTTGCGACACGCAAGAAGACGCCATGAAAGTGGCGTATGAAATGGAAGACGGTGATCGTTACGACGCTGTTGCCCTGGACGGCACATTTTACCAGAAATCTGGTCTTATTTCTGGCGGCTCTCG GGATTTGGAGAAAAAGGCTGCCCGCTGGAACGACAAGCAGCTCAGTGCCCTGAAATCCAACAAAGAGAAACTGAGTGAAGAATTGCGAGAAGCTATGAAAAAGTCGAGGAAGGAATCTGAACTCCATACCGTCAACTGTACCGTCAAAG GTTTGGATTCTAGGCATCGCTATGCATTGGCTGATCGTGAAAAAACTGCCAAACAAATTGAGCAGTTAATGAGAGAAATTGcgaaactggaagaaaaattgagaaattttgCTCCGGCAACTGACGAAATTGAGAAAATCATGCGCGAAAGGGACGCCACTATCCAGAACGTCAAAGAACGTATGAACCGTGTAGAAGACACTGTTTTTGCCGAATTTTGCTCTCAAATCGGTGTGGCTAACATCCGCCAGTATGAAGAACGGGAACTCAG GCTCCATACATG GACACAACAAGAGCGAGCCAAGAAGCGTCTCGActttgaaaaccaaaagaatcGTATCCTCAACCAGCTGGAATTCGAGCGTTCCCGAGACACGCAaa CTAATGTGGAACGGTGGGAGCGGTCTGTGAGTGACGACGAAGAGGAACTAGAAAGAGCCAAACAGGccgaacaaaaacaaatgagtgaaattgataaagaaatgaaaaagttggaagaaaTTAAATCGACCCGAATGTGCAAAAAGAACGACTTGGACAATATGGATGAAGACATGGCCTTG GCTCGACGAGATATGGGAGCAGTAGCAAAAGACCTGCAGAACATTCAGAAGTCTATCACCAGTATGGAAGCgaaaattgatcaaaaaagaagtgaaaggCACAGCATTTTGAAGCAATCGAAG ATGGAAGATATCGTTATTCCGATGTCGCGTGGTAACATGGAAGACATCGAGCAAGATGGTAATGCTACCGAAAGTATGAATAGCGAGTCTGTCACAACCGGTGGTAGCGATTCAGTTAGCACTCCACAAAACTCTCAAACGATATATGAGCGAGAAGAGAG aattgTTGTCGACTACTCTGACCTACCTGACAAGTATAAAGATCTTTTTGAAGCGGACGAAGTACGCCGTGAAGGTGATCGCCTACAACGTCACGTGAACGAGTTGAGCAATACTATCCAGCGTATTCAAGCCCCAAATATGCGg GCTATGCAAAAATTGGACttggcgagagaaaagttacACGAGACAAACGAAGAGTTTGAAAAGGCTCGCGTCAAAACCAAGAAAGCTAAACAGGCGTTTgagagagtaaaaaaagagCGCTTTGATCTCTTTATGTCTTGTTTTGAACACGTTTCCAATGAAATCGATGGCATTTATAAG TCGTTGGCCAAGAACCAGTCTGCTCAAGCCTTTTTAGGTCCAGAAAATCCAGAAGAACCTTACCTTGATGGAATCAATTACAATTGTGTCGCTCCGGGCAAACGTTTCCAACCCATGTCTAATCTTTCCGGAGGAGAAAAGACCGTCGCGGCTTTGGCATTGCTATTCGCCATTCACAG cTATCAACCAGCTCCTTTCTTCGTACTGGATGAGATCGACGCAGCTTTGGATAACACAAACATCAGTAAAGTGGCTGGGTTCATTAAAACACAAACAGCCAACTTGCAAACTATCGTTATTTCtttgaaagaagaattttaCAGCCATGCTGATGCGCTCATTGGAGTTTGCCCCGAC CCTGGGGAGTGCCTCATCAGTAAAATGCTTCTCCTGGATCTTACCGAATACCCGCCGCACACGTTTGAAGAGACTCAACGCTAA
- the LOC124200948 gene encoding structural maintenance of chromosomes protein 1A-like isoform X2, which translates to MAKLRSNLKYIEVENFKSYLGFQRIGPLKNFSAVIGPNGSGKSNFMDAVSFVMGEKTQTLRVKRLADLIHGASINKAVSNSAKVSAIFELEDKTELKFTRLVSHGSSEHRFNDETVNSSRYFAELEKLGINVKAKNFLVFQGAVENIAMKNPKERTALFEEISGSGALKEDYDRLKADMLKAEEDTQFTLQKKKGIAAERKEARMEKEEAEKYQKLREDLAEQQVIFYLFKLFHCEQDIKTAREDITKKQQELGKVERRKEKAEEILREKKKEHTKIGKELAKMEQDIREIESEINKKRPTFIKAKERVTHMQKKLEAAQKSLTQARKANDAHAEDIDQLEKELTEVDKRREEYETELQSESQSQGRSVHLEEEQVAQYHRLKEEAGRQSARYLQELDSVNREQKSDQDKLDNESRVRGEIENQLRQRQHELEETQKRSDKLMEHIRTTETALEEQIKLQRDLTSEVEQSKNQIDTLQSKLDGISKNLGEAKVDKHEDARRRKKQEIVENFKRLYRGVYDRIINMCHPVHQRFNIPVTKLLGKYMEAIVVDTEETARNCIQYLKEQMLEPETFLPLNYLKAKPLKERLRVIKDPLNVRLLYDVLQYDPPEIKKAVLFVTNNALVCDTQEDAMKVAYEMEDGDRYDAVALDGTFYQKSGLISGGSRDLEKKAARWNDKQLSALKSNKEKLSEELREAMKKSRKESELHTVNCTVKGLDSRHRYALADREKTAKQIEQLMREIAKLEEKLRNFAPATDEIEKIMRERDATIQNVKERMNRVEDTVFAEFCSQIGVANIRQYEERELRTQQERAKKRLDFENQKNRILNQLEFERSRDTQTNVERWERSVSDDEEELERAKQAEQKQMSEIDKEMKKLEEIKSTRMCKKNDLDNMDEDMALARRDMGAVAKDLQNIQKSITSMEAKIDQKRSERHSILKQSKMEDIVIPMSRGNMEDIEQDGNATESMNSESVTTGGSDSVSTPQNSQTIYEREERIVVDYSDLPDKYKDLFEADEVRREGDRLQRHVNELSNTIQRIQAPNMRAMQKLDLAREKLHETNEEFEKARVKTKKAKQAFERVKKERFDLFMSCFEHVSNEIDGIYKSLAKNQSAQAFLGPENPEEPYLDGINYNCVAPGKRFQPMSNLSGGEKTVAALALLFAIHSYQPAPFFVLDEIDAALDNTNISKVAGFIKTQTANLQTIVISLKEEFYSHADALIGVCPDPGECLISKMLLLDLTEYPPHTFEETQR; encoded by the exons ATGGCCAAATTAAGGTCTAACCTAAAGTATATAGAGGTCGAAAATTTCAAGTCCTATCTAGGCTTTCAACGTATTGGACCTTTGAAGAACTTCTCGGCAGTAATTGGTCCAAATGGCTCAG gaaaatcaaatttcatggaTGCGGTTAGTTTTGTTATGGGTGAGAAGACACAGACGCTCAGAGTAAAAAGACTTGCCGATCTTATTCATGGAGCTTCCATTAACAAAGCTGTGTCTAATTCTGCCAAAGTTTCAGCTATTTTTGAGCTTGAAGATAAAACTGAGCTCAAATTCACAAGACTTGTTTCTCATGGTTCATCTGAACACAGGTTCAATGACGAG aCAGTGAATTCTTCAAGATATTTTGCTGAGTTGGAGAAATTAGGCATCAATGTTAAAGCCAAGAATTTTTTAGTGTTCCAAGGAGCTGTTGAAAATATTGCAATGAAGAACCCTAAAGAAAGGACTGCGTTATTTGAAGAAATCTCAGGTTCTGGTGCTTTGAAAGAAGACTATGATAGATTGAAAGCAGATATGTTGAAGGCAGAAGAAGACACTCAGTTTACtctgcagaagaagaaaggtaTTGCTGCTGAGAGGAAAGAGGCTAGaatggagaaagaagaagccgaaAAGTACCAAAAACTTCGCGAAGATCTTGCTGAACAACAAGTTATATTCTACCTATTTAAGCTGTTTCATTGTGAGCAAGATATAAAAACTGCCAGGGAAGACAttaccaaaaaacaacaagaactTGGAAAGGTCGAGAGACGTAAAGAAAAAGCAGAGGAGATCTtaagggagaagaagaaggaacacacaaaaataggaaaagaacttgcaaa GATGGAACAAGACATTCGTGAGATCGAGTcggaaatcaacaaaaaacgaCCGACCTTCATCAAAGCCAAAGAGCGAGTAACGCACATGCAGAAAAAATTGGAAGCCGCTCAGAAATCACTTACTCAGGCCAGGAAAGCGAATGATGCCCACGCGGAAGACATCGATCAGCTTGAGAAAGAACTAACCGAAGTTGACAAGCGGAGAGAAGAGTATGAAACAGAATTGCAGTCTGAGAGCCAGAGTCAAGGTCGCAGCGTCCATTTGGAGGAAGAACAGGTTGCTCAGTACCACCGGTTGAAGGAAGAGGCCGGAAGACAATCAGCGCGTTATCTTCAAGAACTCGACTCGGTTAATCGCGAGCAGAAATCTGACCAGGATAAACTGGACAACGAGTCGCGTGTTCGAGGCGAGATTGAAAACCAATTACGCCAACGACAACACGAGCTGGAAGAAACTCAAAAACGGTCCGACAAATTAATGGAACACATTCGAACGACGGAAACGGCCCTGGAAGAGCAGATAAAACTGCAACGCGATCTGACTAGCGAAGTCGAACAGTCCAAGAACCAGATCGATACGCTACAAAGCAAGTTGGACGGTATCTCAAAGAACTTGGGCGAAGCGAAAGTCGACAAACATGAGGACGCGCGTCGCCGTAAAAAGCAAGAAATTGTCGAAAATTTTAAGCGCCTCTACCGTGGCGTTTACGATCGAATCATTAACATGTGCCACCCTGTTCACCAACGTTTCAATATTCCCGTCACTAAGCTTCTCGGCAAGTACATGGAAGCCATCGTGGTCGACACAGAAGAAACGGCTAGAAACTGCATCCAGTATCTCAAAGAGCAAATGTTGGAACCGGAAACTTTTCTCCCTCTAAACTATCTAAAG GCGAAACCATTGAAGGAGCGACTTCGTGTCATCAAGGATCCTCTCAACGTGCGTCTGCTTTACGATGTGTTGCAGTACGACCCGCCCGAGATCAAGAAAGCAGTTTTGTTCGTTACCAATAACGCGCTGGTTTGCGACACGCAAGAAGACGCCATGAAAGTGGCGTATGAAATGGAAGACGGTGATCGTTACGACGCTGTTGCCCTGGACGGCACATTTTACCAGAAATCTGGTCTTATTTCTGGCGGCTCTCG GGATTTGGAGAAAAAGGCTGCCCGCTGGAACGACAAGCAGCTCAGTGCCCTGAAATCCAACAAAGAGAAACTGAGTGAAGAATTGCGAGAAGCTATGAAAAAGTCGAGGAAGGAATCTGAACTCCATACCGTCAACTGTACCGTCAAAG GTTTGGATTCTAGGCATCGCTATGCATTGGCTGATCGTGAAAAAACTGCCAAACAAATTGAGCAGTTAATGAGAGAAATTGcgaaactggaagaaaaattgagaaattttgCTCCGGCAACTGACGAAATTGAGAAAATCATGCGCGAAAGGGACGCCACTATCCAGAACGTCAAAGAACGTATGAACCGTGTAGAAGACACTGTTTTTGCCGAATTTTGCTCTCAAATCGGTGTGGCTAACATCCGCCAGTATGAAGAACGGGAACTCAG GACACAACAAGAGCGAGCCAAGAAGCGTCTCGActttgaaaaccaaaagaatcGTATCCTCAACCAGCTGGAATTCGAGCGTTCCCGAGACACGCAaa CTAATGTGGAACGGTGGGAGCGGTCTGTGAGTGACGACGAAGAGGAACTAGAAAGAGCCAAACAGGccgaacaaaaacaaatgagtgaaattgataaagaaatgaaaaagttggaagaaaTTAAATCGACCCGAATGTGCAAAAAGAACGACTTGGACAATATGGATGAAGACATGGCCTTG GCTCGACGAGATATGGGAGCAGTAGCAAAAGACCTGCAGAACATTCAGAAGTCTATCACCAGTATGGAAGCgaaaattgatcaaaaaagaagtgaaaggCACAGCATTTTGAAGCAATCGAAG ATGGAAGATATCGTTATTCCGATGTCGCGTGGTAACATGGAAGACATCGAGCAAGATGGTAATGCTACCGAAAGTATGAATAGCGAGTCTGTCACAACCGGTGGTAGCGATTCAGTTAGCACTCCACAAAACTCTCAAACGATATATGAGCGAGAAGAGAG aattgTTGTCGACTACTCTGACCTACCTGACAAGTATAAAGATCTTTTTGAAGCGGACGAAGTACGCCGTGAAGGTGATCGCCTACAACGTCACGTGAACGAGTTGAGCAATACTATCCAGCGTATTCAAGCCCCAAATATGCGg GCTATGCAAAAATTGGACttggcgagagaaaagttacACGAGACAAACGAAGAGTTTGAAAAGGCTCGCGTCAAAACCAAGAAAGCTAAACAGGCGTTTgagagagtaaaaaaagagCGCTTTGATCTCTTTATGTCTTGTTTTGAACACGTTTCCAATGAAATCGATGGCATTTATAAG TCGTTGGCCAAGAACCAGTCTGCTCAAGCCTTTTTAGGTCCAGAAAATCCAGAAGAACCTTACCTTGATGGAATCAATTACAATTGTGTCGCTCCGGGCAAACGTTTCCAACCCATGTCTAATCTTTCCGGAGGAGAAAAGACCGTCGCGGCTTTGGCATTGCTATTCGCCATTCACAG cTATCAACCAGCTCCTTTCTTCGTACTGGATGAGATCGACGCAGCTTTGGATAACACAAACATCAGTAAAGTGGCTGGGTTCATTAAAACACAAACAGCCAACTTGCAAACTATCGTTATTTCtttgaaagaagaattttaCAGCCATGCTGATGCGCTCATTGGAGTTTGCCCCGAC CCTGGGGAGTGCCTCATCAGTAAAATGCTTCTCCTGGATCTTACCGAATACCCGCCGCACACGTTTGAAGAGACTCAACGCTAA
- the LOC124200951 gene encoding ferrochelatase, mitochondrial-like, producing MMASTALCRSAAVISKPKRFLPNGVMKMMSATHWLNNNRNTRTATTDTRAKTGILMLNMGGPSTLPEVGDFLKNLFMDRDIIQLPFQSVLGPYIAKRRTPDIQEKYGQIGGGSPILKWTRKQGDMMCAVLDKICPESAPHKAYVGFRYANPLTEITLEQMEKDNLERAIAFTQYPHYSCTTTGSSMNAIYKYYAERNITTKLNWSVIDRWGTHPLLVDAFVHLIEKELESIDPEIRDQVIILFSAHSLPLRTVNRGDPYPAEVGATVQLIMSKLNHANPYRLVWQSKVGPLPWLEPATDKAIESYIKSGKKHFILVPIAFTSDHIETLHELDIEYGEDLAKKLGVETYRRLPALNDHPIFIEALADLVSNHLKKGPRVTGQLLSRCPMCVNETCGKCKNWFSTMCK from the exons ATGATGGCCTCCACAGCACTCTGTCGATCTGCAGCAGTAATCTCCAAGCCCAAAAGGTTTCTGCCAAATGGagtgatgaagatgatgagtGCAACTCACTGGTTGAATAATAATCGCAATACCAGGACTGCCACAACAGACACTCGTGCAAAAACAGGTATCCTGATGTTGAACATGGGTGGCCCAAGCACTTTGCCAGAGGTTGGCGACTTTTTGAAAAACCTGTTCATGGACCGTGATATCATTCAGTTGCCTTTCCAGAG TGTGTTAGGACCGTACATAGCAAAACGTCGGACACCAGATATCCAAGAAAAATACGGGCAAATCGGTGGTGGTTcgccaattttaaaatggacaCGCAAACag GGAGACATGATGTGTGCTGTACTGGACAAGATTTGCCCAGAATCGGCTCCCCACAAGGCCTATGTCGGGTTCCGCTATGCAAATCCACTCACGGAGATAACCTTAGAGCAGATGGAAAAGGATAACCTTGAGAGAGCCATTGCATTCACTCAGTACCCCCATTACAGTTGCACGACAACCGGCTCCAGTATGAACGCCATATACAAATATTACGCCGAGCG taaCATCACCACGAAATTAAACTGGAGTGTGATTGATCGTTGGGGAACACATCCCCTGCTGGTCGACGCCTTTGTCCATCtcatagaaaaagaattagaaaGTATCGATCCTGAAATTCGAGATCAAGTTatcattcttttttccgcTCATTCTCTTCCCCTGCGG ACTGTTAACCGCGGGGATCCCTACCCGGCCGAAGTAGGAGCCACAGTCCAGCTCATTATGAGCAAACTCAACCACGCCAACCCTTACAGATTAGTGTGGCAATCAAAGGTCGGGCCACTGCCTTGGCTCGAACCGGCGACTGATAAAGCCATTGAAA GTTATATCAAAAGTGGGAAGAAACATTTCATTCTAGTCCCTATCGCTTTCACTTCCGATCACATTGAAACTCTTCACGAATTAGACATCGAATATGGAGAAGATTTAGCCAAAAAg CTCGGTGTAGAGACTTATCGCCGACTTCCGGCTCTTAACGATCATCCAATTTTTATCGAAGCGCTGGCCGATCTAGTCTCGaatcatttaaagaaaggcCCTCGTGTGACGGGTCAATTACTTTCCCGGTGTCCCATGTGTGTTAACGAAACATGTGGCAAGTGCAAAAACTGGTTTTCCACCATGTGCAAATAA